CCGTTTCGAACACCATTTTGATTTGTCCATTTAAACAGATTATTTCgatatataaacaaattttatatacataaGTCTAGGTCATATGACATTATaccatatcaaattattaattcaaaatcaaataatgcACATTATTAATATCATCattacacaaaataaatatataaaatgtcatatataagtaaagaaaaaaaaaatattaatgaagaaagaaaaacatgtCATGTgcgagaaaagaaaaaagaaaaacacattgctaaagaaaaataataataaaatgttatatGTGAGagaagtaattaaaaaaaaggttaagaaaaaaaaatgattcattCACATATCGGCCAAAATTACCATACCAGATGAAATTTAGTCGAATGGACCGAAACGGGTGGAATTGAGCAGAATGGGCTAGAATTTAGAATAAGATAGAATAGCGGGATGATTTATACTAGTTAACTAAttgaaatggaaaatttttgcCGTTTTGGAGGAGCAGAATGAAATCCATAACTATGTAGTCTTGGCATCTTGGATCAAAGTACCAAGCCAATGAAGTTTTTGGCTTCGTCAATGCTTTCATAATCACCCTAGAATCACCTTGTGGAATGCCTGATTTACTCCAACTTCaagagaaatttaaaatatatatatacctttttttattcaaaaaaaaaaaaaaaaaactaaccatGGTGTCTGCTTTCTCCCAAATTCCTAATATCCCAAAGTACACGTTACAGATACATCATCATTGGTCATTTGTTCCAAAATTGAAATTCATAGTTAGCATGTCTCAAGAGACATATttgaactcaaaaaaaaaaaaaaaagacaatatttCAACATATAAAGAGCCAACGGAGAATTTAATCATGTACTTTAATACTTTTAATTGACTTTACCTGCCCTAAGAATGGGACAACcacaaacaataataacaactaacATAATCAAAATCCCCATCTACCTGCTTCCCGGCCCTTGTTCTTTTTCCAAAAGAGAATGTATCATATTCAATACAACTATCTGAGACTACTGCAgaaaatataaagtaaaaatGAATTTCTGTGATGCTTCCTTAAAtttgtactagtttgtacacatatttatttatttgttgacaTATCTTATCACGTGCTTATCTACTGTTTTCACGTCTTAATCCCATATTATGTGATTGCTTGTTGACATTAATATCACACTCGTTGTTTTCTTTGAGAAAATTCAAAAAGGAGTACAGATTGATGGATTAGATTGTTTCATTTTTAAACACCATTATTGCTTGCCAATTATCAcctaaagacaaaaataaataacagcTTTAGTTTGGTCATGAGAGTCAcgagaaattttggaatttttttttgggtcacaaatattttataagcaACTTCGATCACGTATGACCAATCATTAGCACCAACTGGTGTAAAATTAGAATGATAATTAATGATTTCAAAACTGTTCAGTAGAACCCAAACTCCAAAAGAGGCGAATGCTTGTGCTAAGAAAGCTTTGGCTTTGCTTATTGAGTTAAAGTTCAGATGCACCGTGCACGTTATAGAAAGTAGTTTGTGTAGCAAAaatgtttttactatttaagCTTTTGAGTTTtagcttttgagttttgacaagGAACTCCTACAACAAGTGATAATAAAGTCCTAGTTATAAAACTCTtgggaaaaaatataattgggATTAACAACCGTTCTTTTTGTTTCactgtaaaaatattttatgcatttttcatgtttgttttgttgtaaaaatagtTAACGGTAATATATTTTACGGTCAAAGTGTCAAATTGTAAAACTAAGGCGGTATTTGTTTTagcgtaaaatattttttgaatgtaaaataattttaggtgaaaatattttaaggaaaggaaaacaatttttagtgtttggttgcattttaaaaaataatttcatgtgtttggtaacattttgaaaatgcaaattttctactaatttctcacattttctcagccattttctcagcttccaaacaaattttatataagaaaattcaccaccacccacacacTAGCACCACACAACACAAGAACCACTaaaacaccaccacccacaccaccacaacaaaaaaacaaaaaaaatcagagatcaaagagagaaagattgacagattgagggaaagagagatagatCGGGAATAAGAGATCGGTCTTCAGCGGTGGCAACGAGAACGAGATGCAAGGCTCCGATCTAGATGGCAGTGACGTTAGAGCATGGCCTGTGGTCGGTTGTCAAGATCAGAGCTCAACCTATACTCGTCGGTGCATGGCTGGCGATCGGAGAGGTGGATCTTGGGTGTTTGTGGATCGGTGATGAGGGAGGGGTGGGCTGAGATTTTCAAGTGTGTGATGTTTGTGAGGAGTGGGCTGGTGGTCGGTGATGGCCAGATCGACGATGTTGAGCAAGAGGGAGAAGAAGagttgaggaagaagagagagagaaaaaaaaaagcttggcCAATGCGTGATCTGGGCGGTGGGGGCGGCACGATCTGGGCTGGCCGGCCACCTGTGCTCTCtcttcttgctctctctctctctctctctctctctctctctctctctctctctctctctctctctctctctctctctctctctctctctctctctaagtctTAGAAttcatttgaaggtaaaatagaaactgaCATTCATTTTTGGCTTGGGAGGGTTATTTTACAATCAACGCAGAAATTGATTTCCGTTTGAACCAATTTTCTTTGCTTACCAAACACATAAACCGGTTTAAAATGATTTCTTGAAATcattttcagccaaaacaaacgCAGTCTGAGTCAACAACACATAAAATGGTTTACGCTTGAATTAAGCATAAaacattttacacattttagcTCTCTCCCACATATCATCTCAGCTCTCCCTCTCCCATCTCCACATGAGATCACCCATCGTCCATCAACACCATGCACCATTGTCGACGATACCAACTATCTCTTCCTCGCACAAACCTCTttgctctctcttctcttctctcttgcaCAATCCCTTGGGATCCAACTAATGAGCGACGATCTTGGGTTTTGGTGGTTGCTCTGATCTCACCAATCTCTCCTGTGGCTGAGTTTTTGGTTGTTACTCCTTTGTTGATCTACCACCCATCGTGACGCAGTGTTGATATGAGTTAATGGGTGGTTGAGTTTCTAATCTAGGTTTGTGTGTAGCTGGggttttacatgtaaaatattttactacaaaatatgcccccttttattttattctctcttgaATTAGTTGTGTTTAGAGGGGGAGAACTTTTATGCTCTCTTAGATGTATATAAAATGAGATGTTTCGGTTTTCTTAACTCACTAATCCTTTTTTAGGTGTAGTGCTAGGATTAGTTATTGGGCCAACCCATGTGGGCTTTTAGAATATGGCTTGAGGTGGGACCGAAGGAAAATAAAAGCATTAGCTTCAATGTGCCTTAGGCCTTCTGTCATCTCATGACAAactcaaagttaccattaaccataattcaattataaaattaggGTTGCACCTTAGATTTCTAAATGATTATTAAATCAACCAAATACTCTATAATATAGCATATAACCCCTCCATGAAATCATTTATTgtgaacaaaattaaattagattttacataattttgtgATAATGGTATAAATAGTAGGGATTTGGCTCGGATGATTTAATCCAATACTACCCAATTTGGACACATGTTCAGGATTGACTCTATATTTATAATTCCATATCCATAGCGTGTTACTGCTAAAACATGAGATGAAAACTTCTCTCTAAGAAGTCTAGAGACATACATGCTTATACATATTTTACCACAATTAGCGCACGCGTCAAGTGGTGATTAGATTAATTTTGTAAGTACCGGTGATAGCCTGACCATCTCACGTATAAGGGATGTAATCTTATCACACATTAACAAATGAGCAATACTAGAATTACAAACCATCACACAACTTTTGCCACAATTCATAACGTAGCAAATTATGAGTAGTAGAATTCTAAATTTAcataaattcatcattttttttaactactcATACGTCATAACTTGTCATGCTTTAAGGTAAGTTGTGCGGTTGTTTGTTATACTCGAATTTTCCTTTCACAAATATACAAATTAGGTCAAAGTATGTACAAGATTCTCTGTCATGGAAGAACTCAGCTTTGccaaaacagagagagagaaaagaagaaacgcTCCTTGGGTACCCCATCTATCTCCATTAAAGTTAGAGTACGAGCACACTTTTCCATGTACTCTTTAGATCACCAACCAACCATATGGGTATTATACACTTTACTCCCATGTCTACCGTATTCTCATGCACCCTCAAATCAGACTTATTAGATGACCCCACAGATTGGCTTATTGTTATTGATGGAGCAACACCTGGGTCCCGCGCGAAGCTTCTTTGATTAACACGTATCAAAATTAGCTGGACGGCatagaatgaatgaatgatgaATCGAAAAGGAGTGCAGTAATGGTGTCAGTACTATACACTCTAGTACAAATCACACTGACACACTTCCCTATGCttcaacacacaaaaaaagaaaaacaaggtaATACAACGACATGGCTTTGGCTTCTTTTGCAAGCTCGTCTTTCTTTGTAAAGCCCTTTTtactctacttttttttattattttcccccCACCTCACCTGGTCACCTTTATTTTAGGattgtttttccttaataacGTATATGTGTTTGATTATTATTAACtcatcattatatatttttattgttttgttttctctttcttttttattttttatttgttatgcCTATGAAGATAACAAATGAGATAAGTgagttaaatattagcatttgactctttaataaatatatttttagctaAAGTAAAGAGTATTGTAGTTTGTAGCTaagactcaataaataaataaataaataaataaataaatctcacaTTGGACTCCTCAACATTATTCAAATTTgtgcaaaaaattatttaaattagtGATCAACAAGTTTAGAGAAAGAAGTGTAGGATAGAAAGATGTATTCAAAAATTGTGGGTAACTAAAAATGATTTTCTACTTAAAAATTTGGTTAAAAATAATGCTATAATTACCTCCAAAACTCTTCCctctagaaaattatttttttagtatggTCCATTTAATTGAGCTTATTttcatcttaaaaaaagaacttacaatatatatatttttttgaaaacgaatctacaatatttttataatatcatatattttaatatataattgtatgtttacataataaacaaaataatagatCATCTAAACAGAcactcaaatgaaaaaaaaatgttggataAATTAAACTTgggaaaaaattatcaataattttttttttagtgtttatttttaagaaaagcaAACAAAATTTGATTGTTGTTGCTGTTTATATGGAAACACATCCCCACAAGTAAGAACACAACATACAAGGCTTTACCGTCACTCCACTTACtcactcttcttctttgtttatcAACACTATAAAATAGTACACCAAGTAACTCgtttaaaatacaacaaaacaaacaacaactcacaatctctctctctctcatcatagaaaaacaaaacaaatagataTCAGAGTTTAGCATTCACACTCATTTCCTCTAcactgtttctctctctctctctctgtgcaaTGTAGTTCGGCTGACACGTCATCGGACTGAATGGCGAAGTGTCACAGAAACGTCGTCGGATCTCTAGTCCTCGACAGCCCCACCGGCAGCCACTCCAGTATATGGACCTCGTTCTCCGGCTCCGCATTCCGCCGCAAACTCTTCAACGCCATGAGCTGCGGCGGCGGCGGTTCCCGCCACCGCTCCAAGAGCGATTTCGTCGCAGAAGACAGATCGGTCTCGAAACCCTCGAAGCCGCCGGAGAAGCAGAAGAAGGCCAAGTCGGAGAAGCTCTCCGATCTTCTCAAAATGGCGGAGTACTCCTCGTCGGAGACGGACACCGACGTGGAGACGAAGAAGAAAGTGGAGGCCCTGGAGGAGCTGAAGCTCGTAGCAAAGGAACTACAAGGCGAGGATTCAGCGAAACGAAAAGCCGCCGCCAGCAATGTGAGGCTTCGCGCCAAGGAAGACTCGGAAGCCAGAGCCACTCTCGCCATGCTCGGAGCGATCCCTCCCCTCGTCGGAATGCTCGATCATCACGAAAACGACGCCGAATCTCAGATCGCTTCGCTCTACGCGCTTCTCAATCTCGGAATCGGCAACGACGCGtgagttttttccttttttccggTTCCCAAAGTTTCGGTTATGAATCCgatactaattttatttttatttatttttaataaaaaaaaccatgtatcattacattttataataataattattaattaccaTCATCGCACGCGCTAGGCAAAACGGATATAATTTTGATCGGCtatctcttatttttttcaaagtcaCGGTTGGCGGTTTCGGTCGTTTTCGCGCATTAACGCTCTATGGTGTGTTTAATTTTGTGGTATTTTTGTGAAGGAGAAGTCGTTTTCGTTATTTAAATCGGTGTTTTGggcttaatttaatttattttattccacTTTTAGTTGGCAGGagtctatttttttgtttctttaaaatgtaacttttattaattttccttttccaattcagttttttttttttttttttaatgtcttttTGGGCTTAGGCAACTAGTATAACAGttcctcatttttttgttgaagtcactttccttttctttttgtgctaattttttttttggaacagtAATGTATTAAAAAGTTAGGTGTAACTTGTATTACTGTTACCTAATTGTTTGCTTGTTATtgttttagaatttattttgtttagtattcactttaattaatatattagtcaagtttttttttttttgttggggtcTAATTGTTTTGGTGATTTTGCAGGAACAAAGCGGCCATTGTGAAAGCTGGTGCTGTTCACAACATGCTAAAGCTTATAGAATCTCCAAATGCTCCGAACCCATTAGTGTCCGAAGCTATAGTGGCGAATTTCCTTGGCTTGAGTGCATTGGATTTGAACAAATCGGTGATTGGATCATCGGGTGCAATCCCATTCTTGGTAAAAACGCTTAAAGATTTAGACCATCAAAGTAGCCCCCAATCCAAGCAAGATGCCCTTCGAGCGCTCTACAATCTCTCAATCTTCTCGTGCAATGTTCCATTCATTTTGGAAGCCGATTTGATCCCACTTCTATTGAAAACACTCGGGGATATGGAATTAAGTGAAAGATGCCTTGCAATTCTTAGCAATTTGGTATCAACCCCGGAAGGTCGAAAGGCAATTAGTGTTGCCCCGGATTCATTTCCAGTATTGATTGATGCTTTGAATTGGAACGATTCACCGGGTTGCCAAGAAAAAGCATCATATATTTTGATGGTGATGGCACACAAAGCCTATGGTGATAGGCAAGCGATGATCGAGGCTGGAATTGCGTCGTCCTTGCTAGAATTAACGCTTTTGGGTAGCACATTGGCCCAAAAGAGGGCTTCAAGGATCTTAGATTGTTTGAGagtggataaaggaaagcaagtttCAGAGAATTATGGTGGGAATTTGGGTGCGGCGGTATCTGCTCCTATTTATGGGTCTTCATCATCTTCTACAAACCCGAATGGGGGTCCAATTGAGTGTTTGGAGGAGGCAGAAGATATGATGAGTGAAGAGAAGAAAGCAGTTAAGCAATTAGTCCAACAGAGTTTGCAAAGTAACATGAGGAGAATTGTTAAAAGGGCAAATTTGCCTCAAGATTTCGTTCCATCAGATCATTTCAAGTCCCTCACAGCTAGTTCGACTTCAAAGAGCTTGCCATTTTGATGCATTGAAGAAGCCAAGGAAGAGATTTAGAGATTGAAGAGAAGAAATCCtaagttagttttcttttcataaCCTCATTGGCTTCTGGTCTTTTTGTAGCTTTGTTATAGTGAGTTAAAATAGTAGCCATTGCTTGTCAAAATCTACATAAAAGTTTATCACATAATATAATTGCAGtagaatatttttcatttgggtGAAATACATTTTGTTCTGTGAATTATTTTGGCTTGAAATGGGTGACAGTGTGACACTGTTTCaccaaacaaacaaaggaaTATGGGTGACACTGAATTTGAGATAGAGAAGCGTCATTGCTTCAAATTATGGTAGCTGCATATTAAAACCTGCCAAGATACCGGTCACAGACAACAACCTTATGAATTATGAAGTCACTTTCTATAGATCTTTCCTTGTCACATGTGGATGGCATGGTAAGCAAATGTGGAAAATCCGAGGGTGCTTCAGTCATTCACAAATTTTGTGAGTTTCTATATAAGATTCAAGGCATCACTTTCAAACCATTAGTACAATAATGTCTACGCTGTTGGCCCATATGGTTCTCTATTAAACTATTCATGAATATATAAATGTGTTGGTGGGGAAGGTGTCGGTCATTTTCTTAATGCCTAGAGATGGAGACCATTCACATTCTTTTTTCCGTTTGGGAATCTTTCCTCTGTTGGTTTTGAATTCTGGCTCTGAATTTTTCGTCCGGAATCTTTGGATTTTCAGAGTTGAATTGAATTTGTTTATAGGTGGTGCAGTGAGAACATGGGCTGTTAAAACTCTGTTTTCTTTCATTAATTTAGCAATGCTATTAATTACCTTATCTATTGTCAATGCTTTGCTTTGCCCTTGTTTAATGAGCTATTTTTCTACTACCTAATTACAGATCTTAATGGAGTAAAGCTGTTTTGGTTTAGAGTGGTGAGCTGTTCGATGCAAATAAAAGTCACATTTTGTCCCCACAAGGTATATGTACATTACTTGGTGTTTTGTGGGGTATAGTCATTTTGTAATCTTATCATTGCCATGTACTTGAGATTTGTTGTCGATTTTGTTGTAAATATTCTGTGGGAATGAAGTTTTTTACCTTAGAAAATTTGTTTAAGGTCCATCTGCTCCATTTGTAAACATGAATAAGAAGGGAATTTGATTGGAGACTCTTGGCGTAGAAGAATGCAAAATCAGTCACTTCTAAccttaagtttttaattttggtcGCAACTCCTATAGTATAGGGATCTCacgttttattatttttttgaataatgcatttcattaaagaaaaatgaaatggcAAATTTCAAAAGAAAGAGAGCAACTTCCATTTCTCAAATAATTCTGTAGGCAAAATCAGGGATGGATGAGATAGATATTCTACCCGGGCCACATAGTTACACAAAATGGTCCATTTAGCTATATTAAGGGCAACAAAGTTAGTCTCTCTAAATGTATGATTTACAGATGACCCCCAGCAAAGGATTTAAGATACAATGTAGTTGTTAATGCGTGCAATAAAACGATGGACATTAATCTGATACGTATCGAGGACATACACCATGGACTAGGACATGGTTATGACCTCATAATTTTATTGTTGGAGAGATGTTGGAACTTGTAAGAGAGGCAACTCCATGGGATTGCACTATGTTCTGTACTAATTATGAGTGCTCTGTTTTGCACCGTGTCTACTCTTTATTTCTCTCAATGACAATAAGAATTACTGGAAGCATTTACTTGCAATTCTCAACCAAATTATTGATATACTTTATTACCAAGTATGGTCGTAGATGTGGGTAGATCAAAACACAGTTCATCTAGCTTCATAATTGTCCATTGTGGTCCACCACTGATGTAGAGTTGGACCGTACAGCCACTGATGGCGCCTGATTTTGTACTCTGCTTGTAATATGGTCTAGAATTTCAACGACGGTAGGTATGCACAATAACTTTGTATGAGTGTGTACTGGTGACGTAGTTACATATTACAGATATCATACCATTTCTGAGCCTGTCGGCTAAGAACACCAGATATCACAggattttgtaattatatataagaTCATTTAAGATTCGAAGgatgtgaaattcaaaaaaaaaaaaaaaaaagattcgaAGAATGTGAGGGAAAAAGGGAAGTGACGAGAGTTATGGTGGCAGCCGGGTGAGCTTCAATCTTAAATGAACTGTGCACAAGACTCTTAGCCAAGCAGTTGACGTAAAAGACTTAAATATTTCTATTATAAATATTAGAAGGTAATAACCAAATGACTTAAAAAACTCTTGGTCAAATTTTGTgcatttcttattatttgtaacATAATTATGCGTTTccttaatttgaattttgaatatttttattgaaaatattaagagaTGCTAACTAGTTGAGCTGACCAACTAATTTAAAAGATCAGGCCTGCTAGACTCGTGGCCAACCAATCTAAATGATCAAGCCTGCCTACCTGCCTGCCGATTTgaacgaaagaaaaaaaagcattgTCAAAAGTATGGTTTTTCACTTCATTAatgaaactgaaaaaaaaaaaaaaaacattgtcaAATTATGGTTATtcacaacattaaaaaaaaaaaaacaggaacCGAATTGAATGCCTAATGTCCACATGTCTATCCCTGGCTGGTCAATGCACAAGCCCGTGCACAAATACCTTGAAGATGTATTTGAAGCAACTCATTGAAGGGATTGACATATTATTTTGAAGCTACATGGGTGATTCTCCCACATACATAAATGACTTCAAACATGACGAAAGTAGGTTTTGATCTTGGTCTATAGTATACTCTATAGCACAATGTACATGTACATTCACCTAGAAAGTAGAAACTTCATTGGCAAACAAGCGATAGCACCGACATCCATGTACATTAGTTAGCTGAGAATTGAG
This genomic stretch from Castanea sativa cultivar Marrone di Chiusa Pesio chromosome 1, ASM4071231v1 harbors:
- the LOC142622912 gene encoding U-box domain-containing protein 45-like; amino-acid sequence: MAKCHRNVVGSLVLDSPTGSHSSIWTSFSGSAFRRKLFNAMSCGGGGSRHRSKSDFVAEDRSVSKPSKPPEKQKKAKSEKLSDLLKMAEYSSSETDTDVETKKKVEALEELKLVAKELQGEDSAKRKAAASNVRLRAKEDSEARATLAMLGAIPPLVGMLDHHENDAESQIASLYALLNLGIGNDANKAAIVKAGAVHNMLKLIESPNAPNPLVSEAIVANFLGLSALDLNKSVIGSSGAIPFLVKTLKDLDHQSSPQSKQDALRALYNLSIFSCNVPFILEADLIPLLLKTLGDMELSERCLAILSNLVSTPEGRKAISVAPDSFPVLIDALNWNDSPGCQEKASYILMVMAHKAYGDRQAMIEAGIASSLLELTLLGSTLAQKRASRILDCLRVDKGKQVSENYGGNLGAAVSAPIYGSSSSSTNPNGGPIECLEEAEDMMSEEKKAVKQLVQQSLQSNMRRIVKRANLPQDFVPSDHFKSLTASSTSKSLPF